The Phormidium sp. PBR-2020 DNA segment TCTGGGATGGCCCATTTCCTGGAACACGCCATCTTCAAAGGGACCGATCGCCTCGGCCCCGGTTACTTCGACGCTGCCATCGAAGGTTGTGGAGGACTCACCAACGCCGCCACCAGTTACGACTACGCCCATTTCTTCATCACCACCGCCAGCCCCTATTTTAGCGAGACCCTACCCCTGCTCTCCGAGCTCCTCCTTCATGCCGCTATCCCAGAAGATGAGTTTTTCCGAGAACGGGAAGTAGTCTTTGAGGAAATCCGCCAAAGTCAGGATAGTCCCGATGACCTGCTCTTTGAAGCCACCCTAGACACCGTTTATCAGAATCATCCCTATCGTCGTCCCGTCTTAGGAACTCAAGAAAGCCTTTTAGGGCGATCGCCCGCTGACTTACGGCAATTCCATCGCAGCCATTACCAACCCCAAAACCTCACCATCGCCGTCGTTGGAGGTATCTCTGAACTCGAAGCCCTCGATCGCATCGACGACTGTTTCCAGAACTTCTTCCCCAACCCCGGCTGTCCTCAGGCCAAAATCACCCCCGAACCCCCCATTCGCGGCGTGCGGCGGCGGGAGATGGCCTTTCCACGCCTAGAATTAGCCCGCCTCAACCTAACCTGGACGGGCCCCGGCATTGACCATCTCGATGATGCCTATGGCTTAGATCTCCTCTCCATGATTCTCGCTAGTGGTCGTTCCTCACGCCTCGTACGGGAACTGCGAGAACAGCGTCAATGGGTTCAAGGCATTACCAGCTACTTTTCCCTACAACTGGACTCCAGCCTCTTTACCATCAGCGCCTGGCTAGAACCTCGTTTCCTCGATGCTGTCGAACAAGCCAGCCTGCACCAAATCCACCGCTTACGAGAAAGCCCCGTCGATCCCCTAGAACTGGCCCGGGCCAAACGGCAACTCTGCAATGATTATGCCTTCTCTACCGAAACCCCAGCCCAAC contains these protein-coding regions:
- a CDS encoding insulinase family protein, translated to MPQTQTSSISRVVSDSSCPARTFERHDGLTVVHQYIPHSPVIVTDVWVKAGASVEPEDWSGMAHFLEHAIFKGTDRLGPGYFDAAIEGCGGLTNAATSYDYAHFFITTASPYFSETLPLLSELLLHAAIPEDEFFREREVVFEEIRQSQDSPDDLLFEATLDTVYQNHPYRRPVLGTQESLLGRSPADLRQFHRSHYQPQNLTIAVVGGISELEALDRIDDCFQNFFPNPGCPQAKITPEPPIRGVRRREMAFPRLELARLNLTWTGPGIDHLDDAYGLDLLSMILASGRSSRLVRELREQRQWVQGITSYFSLQLDSSLFTISAWLEPRFLDAVEQASLHQIHRLRESPVDPLELARAKRQLCNDYAFSTETPAQLAGLYGYYQTLSRADIATQYPQRIQSLKPDNLRQIARQYLSLQNYVVTIGVNEQ